In Flavobacterium lacustre, a genomic segment contains:
- a CDS encoding adenylyltransferase/cytidyltransferase family protein: MKIGITFSAFDLLHAGHITMLEEAKRQCDYLIAALQTDPTIDRPEKNRPTQSVVERYIQLKGCKFVDEIVPYATEQDLEDILRSFRIDVRIIGDEYKDKNFTGRTYCEEKGIDLYFNVRDHRFSSSSLRKEVAEKELLKVK; encoded by the coding sequence ATGAAAATAGGAATCACTTTTAGCGCATTCGATTTGTTGCATGCGGGACATATTACGATGTTAGAAGAAGCGAAACGTCAATGTGATTATTTGATTGCGGCTTTGCAAACGGATCCTACGATTGACCGTCCCGAAAAAAACAGGCCTACCCAATCTGTGGTAGAACGTTACATTCAGTTGAAAGGATGCAAATTTGTTGATGAAATTGTGCCTTATGCGACTGAACAGGATTTAGAAGATATTTTGCGCTCTTTCCGAATTGATGTGCGTATCATTGGAGATGAATACAAAGACAAAAATTTTACCGGCCGTACTTATTGTGAAGAAAAAGGGATTGACCTCTATTTTAATGTACGGGATCATCGGTTTTCCAGCAGCAGTCTTCGTAAGGAAGTTGCTGAGAAGGAATTGCTGAAGGTGAAGTAG
- a CDS encoding mannose-1-phosphate guanylyltransferase, with protein MEKLHSITHVILTGGVGSRLWPLSRKSQPKQYLDLFEGKSLFEMTVERNRTLVDQVMVVGNIDNCHLSRQVLEKSNTPYIDIIESTPRNTAAAIAFAALASDPEAILIVTPSDHIIDDMEQYNQAIQEAIEKASQGFIVTFGIVPTKPETGYGYIERKGDNVVSFREKPNKVTATDFIAKGNFLWNSGMFCFKAGVLLDELKAFHPEVYEKSKIAWEANIAGNLDLALSMDIPSISIDYAVMERSKKIKVVPSTFVWSDLGSFESVYDYLVSKGHPVDSNGNMVIGTNNYTAFIGVKNTIFVHTETANLILQKESSQDVKNIYSALEKQNSDLLN; from the coding sequence ATGGAAAAACTACATTCGATTACACATGTCATTCTTACGGGAGGTGTTGGGAGCCGTTTATGGCCGCTATCCAGAAAAAGCCAACCCAAACAATATTTAGATTTATTTGAAGGTAAATCTTTATTTGAAATGACTGTGGAACGTAATCGTACTTTGGTAGACCAGGTTATGGTTGTGGGAAATATTGACAATTGTCATTTGAGCCGACAGGTACTGGAGAAGTCTAATACTCCTTATATTGATATTATAGAATCTACTCCGAGAAATACTGCAGCGGCTATTGCTTTTGCTGCATTGGCTTCTGATCCGGAGGCTATTTTAATTGTAACACCATCCGATCATATTATAGATGATATGGAACAGTACAATCAGGCCATTCAGGAAGCGATTGAAAAAGCTTCCCAAGGTTTTATTGTCACTTTTGGTATCGTTCCGACCAAACCTGAAACGGGATATGGTTACATTGAAAGAAAAGGAGACAATGTCGTTTCTTTTCGGGAAAAGCCCAATAAAGTTACGGCAACTGATTTCATAGCCAAAGGCAATTTTCTTTGGAACAGCGGTATGTTTTGTTTTAAAGCAGGCGTTTTATTGGACGAATTAAAGGCTTTTCATCCTGAAGTATATGAAAAATCAAAAATAGCCTGGGAAGCTAATATTGCGGGAAATTTGGATTTAGCTTTATCCATGGATATTCCTTCTATCAGTATTGATTATGCTGTAATGGAGCGTAGTAAAAAGATAAAAGTAGTTCCTTCGACCTTTGTTTGGTCTGATTTGGGTTCCTTTGAATCGGTCTATGATTATTTGGTTTCTAAAGGACACCCTGTTGACAGTAATGGGAATATGGTTATTGGAACGAACAATTACACCGCTTTTATAGGTGTTAAAAATACCATATTTGTTCATACCGAGACTGCTAATTTGATTTTGCAAAAAGAATCCTCTCAGGATGTTAAAAATATTTACAGTGCTTTGGAAAAACAAAATTCTGATTTATTGAATTAA
- a CDS encoding GDP-L-fucose synthase family protein: MNNDTKIYIAGHNGMVGSAIWRTLSAKGYTNLLGVSSNQLDLRNQQAVQDFIRLEQPDVIIDAAARVGGILANNDYPYPFIMENMQIQNNLIDTALQSGVEKFIFLGSSCIYPKLAPQPLKEDYLLTGVLEPTNEWYAIAKITGVKACQAIRKQFGKDYVSLMPTNLYGTHDNFDLNTSHVLPAMMRKFHEAKLNNHAPVTLWGSGTPMREFLFVDDMAAAVVFALENKLPDYLYNIGTGEDLTIQQLAETIQKITGHQGAIIWDSSKPDGTPRKLMDISKMHELGWKHQVQLEEGIQLTYDWFVEHADAFKQVKM, translated from the coding sequence ATGAATAACGATACTAAAATATATATTGCGGGTCATAATGGTATGGTAGGGAGTGCTATTTGGCGTACCTTATCTGCTAAAGGATATACTAATTTATTAGGGGTTTCCAGCAACCAATTGGACTTGAGAAATCAACAGGCGGTTCAAGACTTTATCCGTTTGGAACAGCCCGATGTTATTATTGACGCAGCGGCACGTGTTGGTGGGATTTTGGCCAATAATGATTATCCCTATCCCTTTATTATGGAGAATATGCAAATCCAGAATAATCTAATCGATACCGCTTTGCAATCCGGTGTTGAAAAATTTATTTTTTTGGGCAGTTCTTGTATCTATCCTAAATTAGCCCCTCAGCCTTTGAAAGAGGACTATTTACTTACTGGTGTTTTGGAACCTACGAATGAGTGGTATGCGATTGCTAAAATTACCGGCGTAAAAGCCTGTCAAGCAATTCGCAAACAATTTGGTAAAGATTATGTAAGCTTGATGCCTACTAATTTATACGGTACCCATGATAATTTTGATTTGAACACCTCACATGTTTTGCCTGCTATGATGCGAAAATTTCATGAGGCGAAATTAAATAATCATGCTCCGGTAACCCTTTGGGGCAGCGGAACTCCTATGCGGGAATTTTTATTTGTGGATGACATGGCTGCAGCAGTAGTTTTTGCTTTAGAAAATAAACTGCCGGACTATTTATACAATATTGGAACAGGAGAAGATTTGACTATCCAACAACTGGCCGAAACCATTCAAAAAATCACAGGACATCAGGGAGCCATCATTTGGGATAGCAGCAAACCGGACGGCACTCCACGGAAATTGATGGATATTTCCAAGATGCACGAATTAGGCTGGAAACATCAGGTGCAGTTGGAAGAAGGGATCCAATTGACTTACGATTGGTTTGTGGAGCATGCGGATGCGTTTAAGCAAGTGAAGATGTAG
- a CDS encoding four helix bundle protein — translation MESNLEVWKLAHQLTIAVYKITQTFPKSEQFGLVSQVRRSVSSVPTNIIEGQARQYKKEFIQFLYIAKGSLEETNYHLYLSKDLGYISEIEYQFLFELCTRIKMMLYKLIKSMQQ, via the coding sequence ATGGAGTCAAATTTAGAAGTTTGGAAATTAGCACATCAATTAACTATAGCTGTTTATAAAATTACTCAAACCTTCCCTAAATCAGAACAATTTGGTCTTGTTAGTCAAGTCAGAAGAAGTGTAAGCAGCGTTCCAACAAATATAATTGAAGGACAGGCCAGACAATATAAAAAAGAATTTATTCAGTTTTTATATATAGCTAAAGGTTCATTAGAAGAAACCAATTATCATTTATATTTATCCAAAGATTTAGGATACATTAGTGAAATTGAATATCAATTTTTATTTGAATTGTGTACCAGAATAAAAATGATGTTATATAAATTAATAAAGTCAATGCAACAGTAA